In one Palaemon carinicauda isolate YSFRI2023 chromosome 25, ASM3689809v2, whole genome shotgun sequence genomic region, the following are encoded:
- the LOC137619299 gene encoding phospholipase ABHD3-like — protein sequence MEWFTTISLATDGYPVTVMLSGVTACYLLYYLLEVVKRPLVVCKEGPWRDFLLEHMPILQANYYPTFWCVDGRLQSLLGCFLRGLMSDMPYERELFDLKDGGTISLDWVSRPKGEARPILLFLPGLTGTSQSGYIKGFIHRLGRTDASCVVLNYRGMAGTELKTTRTFCKANSDDLEEVLGHVTSLYPKSPVVAVGISLGGIWITNYLATRGDKASQYLAAALVFSVPWNLFTATESLETPGLNLVINRSITRSLCAIYERYRKHLDGEGHPWQYDTVMKSELIRDFDNNFTALNFGFRDVHDYYRAASLHDRLHEIKVPLLCLNAEDDFFQPLRGIPITRAKCSSHVALVVTSRGGHVGFMEGLFPYKCYYSDRIFGEFAEAVLSNLERIRGFKMPAGPCTEGCDSETRQT from the exons AGACCTCTGGTAGTATGCAAAGAAGGACCCTGGAGGGACTTCCTGTTGGAGCACATGCCAATCCTTCAGGCCAACTATTATCCTACATTCTGGTGCGTTGACGGGCGGCTCCAGAGCCTCCTAGGATGCTTCCTCAGGGGACTCATGTCTGACATGCCATACGAGAG GGAACTCTTCGACTTAAAAGACGGGGGCACCATTTCCCTGGACTGGGTATCGAGACCCAAAGGAGAGGCCCGGCCGATTCTCCTCTTCCTGCCCGGGCTGACAGGCACATCCCAGAGCGGGTACATCAAGGGCTTCATCCACAGGCTGGGGAGGACGGATGCGAGCTGCGTCGTGCTGAACTACCGTGGGATGGCCGGCACCGAGTTGAAG ACTACGCGGACCTTCTGTAAGGCCAACAGCGATGACCTCGAAGAGGTCCTGGGCCATGTCACGTCGCTGTATCCGAAATCTCCTGTCGTGGCTGTCGGCATATCACTTggagg GATCTGGATCACTAACTACCTGGCCACGAGGGGTGACAAGGCCTCCCAGTACCTGGCTGCAGCTCTGGTCTTCTCCGTGCCCTGGAATCTTTTTACGGCCACCGAGAGCCTGGAAACGCCGGGTCTGAACCTGGTCATCAACCGGAGCATCACCAGGTCGCTCTGCGCCATCTACGAAAGGTACCGGAAGCACCTGGACGGCGAGGGTCATCCCTGGCAGTACGACACAGTCATGAAG AGTGAGTTAATCAGGGACTTCGACAACAACTTCACCGCGCTGAACTTCGGCTTCAGGGACGTGCACGACTACTATCGTGCGGCGTCCCTGCACGACAGGCTGCACGAGATTAAGGTTCCTCTCCTCTGCCTGAATGCCGAGGACGACTTCTTCCAACCTCTAAGGG GAATTCCAATCACCCGGGCAAAGTGCTCCAGCCACGTGGCGCTAGTCGTGACGTCCCGCGGCGGCCATGTTGGATTCATGGAGGGACTCTTCCCCTACAAGTGCTACTACAGCGATCGCATCTTCGGTGAGTTCGCCGAGGCCGTCCTGTCGAACCTGGAACGGATACGGGGTTTCAAAATGCCTGCAGGTCCCTGTACCGAAGGCTGCGACAGCGAGACTAGGCAAACTTAG
- the LOC137619300 gene encoding protein ABHD1-like, translating to MEPNANFSLAYSILDLLGSPVQNQLVGLPILLTIIIVFCCYFIYYIVFAVEKPLLACREGPWRDFLTENIPVIQERFWPTLWCVDGRLQTIFAHAVRPRLPKVCYQRETLSLKDGGILSLDWISKPKRKNQPILLVLPGLTGSSQTEYVKCYFHNLKNLDFCGVVFNHRGMGKTELKTPRTFCGANSDDLEEALEHIRSCYPEAPIVANGTSLGGMVLGNYLVKQGEAASRYLAAAIVFSVPWNLFVAMESLETPVLNLVINKTLTGALTRLFYSFKTQLEGDCYPWKYDHLMKSKTLRDFDERFTSLNFGFLSAEEYYKAASLDDQLHKIRVPFLCLTAADDPFLPEKGIPVDRANQSSHVALLVTSRGGHVGFLEGLFPYWTSYGDRLLNQYLRTVYSNLDKIEKIRAEGNQFAQGST from the exons ATGGAACCCAACGCTAATTTCTCGCTGGCCTATTCAATTTTGGATTTACTGGGGTCTCCAGTCCAAAACCAGTTGGTAGGCCTACCTATTTTACTCAcaattatcatcgttttctgctgTTACTTCATATATTACATCGTTTTTGCTGTGGAG AAACCTCTGCTGGCGTGCAGGGAAGGACCGTGGAGGGACTTTCTGACCGAAAACATCCCCGTCATTCAAGAGCGATTTTGGCCCACCCTTTGGTGCGTGGACGGGAGGCTGCAGACCATCTTTGCTCACGCTGTCCGGCCCAGATTGCCCAAGGTGTGCTACCAAAG AGAGACGCTCTCGCTGAAGGATGGGGGCATACTGTCCTTGGACTGGATCTCCAAGCCAAAGAGGAAAAACCAGCCaatcctcttagtccttcctggtCTCACGGGGTCGTCCCAGACAGAATACGTCAAGTGTTACTTCCACAACCTGAAGAATCTCGATTTCTGCGGGGTCGTCTTCAACCACCGTGGCATGGGAAAGACGGAGCTCAAG ACCCCCAGGACGTTCTGCGGAGCCAACAGCGACGACTTGGAAGAGGCCCTTGAGCACATCCGCTCCTGTTACCCAGAGGCTCCCATCGTGGCCAACGGAACATCACTTGGAGG GATGGTGTTGGGTAACTACCTAGTCAAGCAGGGAGAGGCAGCCTCCAGGTACCTAGCGGCCGCTATCGTGTTCTCCGTACCGTGGAACCTCTTCGTGGCCATGGAGAGCCTAGAGACACCAGTCCTCAACCTTGTCATCAACAAGACGCTTACCGGAGCGCTAACGAGACTCTTCTACTCCTTCAAGACACAGCTGGAGGGGGACTGCTACCCCTGGAAGTACGACCACCTCATGAAA AGCAAAACGCTGAGAGATTTCGACGAGAGGTTCACGTCCCTCAACTTTGGGTTCCTCAGCGCCGAGGAGTACTACAAGGCAGCTTCCTTGGACGACCAGCTGCACAAAATCAGGGTTCCTTTCCTCTGCTTGACAGCTGCCGATGACCCTTTCCTGCCCGAGAAAG GAATCCCCGTAGACAGAGCCAATCAATCCAGCCATGTGGCCTTACTCGTGACATCGCGCGGTGGCCACGTCGGATTCCTCGAGGGGCTCTTTCCGTACTGGACCTCGTACGGAGACCGGCTCCTCAACCAGTACTTGCGTACCGTCTACTCGAACTTGGATAAGATCGAAAAGATTAGGGCTGAAGGAAATCAGTTTGCACAGGGATCGACCTGA